In Lentilitoribacter sp. Alg239-R112, the following proteins share a genomic window:
- a CDS encoding response regulator transcription factor, which translates to MPQSILIIEDDNRLAEMVHDYLESNGYAVEIAPNGVTGISKQNDQKFDAIILDLMLPDIDGLEICRIIKSSSDVPIIMLTAKGEPMDRVVGLELGADDYMGKPFEPRELLARLRAITRRGRAAAEQQVLYFGRLEIDPNSMVARLNEKDLNLTSHQFQLLHILAKSAGRILSRDTLMDQLKGEDFDIFDRSIDVHISRIRTQIEDDPKDPRRIVTVRGAGYVFANKQD; encoded by the coding sequence ATGCCTCAGTCTATTCTCATTATTGAAGACGATAATCGCCTAGCAGAAATGGTGCATGATTACCTTGAAAGTAATGGCTATGCTGTGGAAATCGCGCCAAATGGTGTGACTGGTATTTCCAAGCAAAACGATCAGAAATTCGATGCCATTATCTTAGATCTCATGTTGCCAGACATTGATGGACTTGAAATTTGCCGCATTATAAAAAGCAGCTCAGATGTTCCTATTATTATGCTAACCGCGAAAGGTGAGCCAATGGATCGAGTTGTCGGACTGGAACTGGGTGCAGATGATTATATGGGCAAACCGTTTGAACCAAGAGAACTACTTGCCCGATTGAGAGCCATTACACGTCGCGGACGTGCAGCAGCAGAACAGCAGGTTTTATATTTTGGCCGTTTAGAAATCGACCCCAACAGTATGGTTGCAAGGTTAAATGAGAAAGACCTCAATTTAACATCACATCAATTCCAACTTCTCCATATCCTCGCTAAATCGGCAGGTCGAATACTAAGCCGAGACACATTAATGGACCAATTGAAGGGAGAGGATTTCGATATCTTCGACCGTTCTATTGATGTGCATATTTCCCGAATTCGCACGCAAATCGAAGACGATCCCAAAGACCCAAGACGCATTGTCACGGTTCGCGGTGCCGGTTATGTTTTTGCAAACAAGCAGGATTAA